In Malaclemys terrapin pileata isolate rMalTer1 chromosome 10, rMalTer1.hap1, whole genome shotgun sequence, the DNA window gagtcttgttgtccttcctagtgacctccagtggcaacccccctccttgtacggggagctcctgccacttccccctcagtgcccctgacagctgttccacctccaatccacagctcaagttctcagacccctctcctccagccccacccaggttgggtagggaggggactgtagcggggggagcaggagggattctggcagcagtgaagtgggatgtggggaggttgagacctttccccaagtcaccccagccactaatgctgaagtcgcaggatggcagccctggtgaatgggacggatcggcagcccctgctgactagggttaccatacgtccggtttttcccggacatgtcctgcttttcggcactcaaacccccgtccggggggaattgccgaaaagtcaaacatgtccgggaaaatgccgctgggcacttcccctcccgcggctgctctgctctgctcctcccctctcagactttaagagccgagctgcccgagccagtgctaccggcttcgggcagccccccctgcctccggacccccagccgccggccaggcacttcccttcccgggctccagctgagctgctccgctcctcccctctcagactttaagagccgagctgcccgagccagcgctactggcttcggacAGCTCCCCCAGTCTCCGGACCCCGAGCTAcaggccaggcacttcccttcccgggctccagctgcgctggggaagcgccggccgggggcgcagggtctgggagctgcccggcaaaccgtgaagccggtagcgctggggtagccctttccccatggctgggagtgggaggaaggagggggctgagttagggcggggaaggggtggagttggggcgaggCTAggtgtggggaaatgggtggggtccgggcccgtggagggtcctctttttttatttattagacatggtaaccctacagctgactgaatcctcctgttctctccagaaggggtccagccttgccagcagcaggacaagcgtcccctgcccatgtgcctcagccctgcctggtcagatgccatcacccgtcagtccttggcctcccaggctgccagtgatgggagcaactctgggtggtggctcgggtgacacagacaccagaccactaggaattgggtgcggccctgtgggacaggagagtctcgcagagggcacttgggggactctcctgcccttcccaagagcgatagcaccctgtcctaagaacttAAGTCTGGGATGaagcaaagcttgtcattaattagcctggctaaagagctgggtggagctgctccggggacaagctggctcgctcctgctcatggaggtgaattcatctcccttcccaggagcacctgctctccctttcattccccaccaggctccttgtgccaggccagcgaatggccacaggatgggaatgaggcctgggccccgccccaatctcctgagtctaatgcagctgctcatcTTGTCccacatcagctgctgggtttcccccaggagggagtaggtgacagggagagagagacacacacatttgtccttctggttgtagggcttgtgtccttccaatcccgttggtggctgcacagtgggcagagacctcgctgcgtgcccggcccaacagaattgcagggcgtggtgtggaacacagaaagagatagagagactcatcctccagccggggtcagtctgagagaaattggctggggtcccagtttcactcttctagcgggtgccatttcccagctgggttccttacccctctggtgcagcagcagctggtagagccggtaaaccccctccctggcctgctggctgatgtccttggctgggtcactgacggacagagccagctgtgccatgtggtgacccatcctggggaattccgctgagttctaatggacgggagagggagaggggactccatcagcattttcctgtcagctcccagtcccccccgggccaggactctccttcccctcagcccctctgcaggagatgctagaggataggagctagagccagacccttaatttcctctgcccccaaggaagcctggagcacagggctgtgggcagggccctccatgaggacttgcttccccagctgctccaggatgacagggaggcatgaacctggagcacagtcccagagtcaccacttaactaggacaagaagaacttgattCAAGCCAGgatcactctctgctctgactctgccttcccaagaggaacactcctaacccacagcccctgcagcagcagctcctacaGCCCGTtggagccagatcacctacgcctggagtcaggaagctggggtcagaggtcacttacgtcaaactcagggagggtgatggtgaatctgagcagggccgtgctgctcttaacggccctggctctctctcgtggcaccctggacacgatccagtagttaatgtgctgtggggaaaggaggcattgcactgactgccctgaccaaggatgcccactgggggcccggctaggaggacagactggaaaatggatctaagagtgaaggtaaaattgcccccacccctctcatcgggctcacctccaagatgtactggagcctgtcggtgtctggggacgcTGCCAggaggttccccagcatggcgtccaggaggtctggcaagaccctaggcagatcctgaaagcaagggagagacatgggtcagagttagggaaactggggctaaacttgccacaggatgggaagtggggtctctgggaagcactggtgtgacccccaaacacatatcctggcctctctcattcacatcccactgcaggcaattagcaggatgacagctggctcttcaatccatgactttagcatgatctacctgcacttgggtggtgtccttctccatgcccagggtgaagacggtgTGCAGGGCAGCTcgaaggaggtgggtctccagctctggctccacagcaggtgtcatggtgctggaagagagaggagccggtattagactgtgcagtacggggatgggactggcaccaacacgcaggttaaactgcagggaaataggcacaggctggcaagaagggaaactgaggcaccgagccagggaatgacaaggccaaggtttctcagacagacagtggcagggcaggaatagcacctgttccctgcaccctgctgcccctcctgtatctgatcctgggagtgagcctctccccaaagccgttgcaatgttactggagtgaaaagaacagcccagccaggagagagtgacccttccctgcacctctgccagaggagccacccttgggcggtgacctgggagtgggagtgggaggggcagtgactcccagtcctgggcctcagcagcactggggttaggggaaccgggctggagggtctcggtacctgaggttgcccacagcaatcagggagttagcgaggacggcgccgggtggagagttatcaggcagctcctcaatgagctcctgtgagacccaaaggagacaaaggagcgtgtgagattcagGCCACACTGgacattgctggtttcctattgatctgtgggactttgggcaagttgctccccgctctaggctctgtccccagcagtcaaatggggatttcatactttcccactattggaaagtgctgggagaatcccccagcaaaagctgctctgacagtgctaagcagcatctgaccattagaggtcagagcgcactgcccaggaggaggagtgtttggttctgggctgttggagtacgggctttcaaccatctagaccacatctccctagtttgtttgtgagaatgtccttattaacaccaagatggatcacatctactgtttacccacctccactataaataaataaattaatggagatatcccatctcctagaactggaagggaccttgaaaggtcatcgagtccagccccctgccttcactagcaggaccaagtactgattttgccccagatccctaagtggccccctcaaggattgagctcacaaccctgggtttagcaggccaatgctcaaaccactgagctatccctcccgccccgccaggcccgtaaccctgccaaagaaggagctaggatttgtttggaatgatttgttcttgacaagtccatgctcactagtcctaagaaccaaattgtcctgtaggtgctgacaaactgattgtttaataaggagttccagtatctttccaggtatgttaatggatgggaagacgttctttttcagggatctctgacgagaactggggcacagcacttagtttgttgaggccataaaatggagacaggcacctcttctcttctcccagcaccccagatacctaaaagggtgggactcacatccctcaatgggctttaaaaaagacaatggttacaatgtggccccaaccatttctggtttctgcagactagatgttttagcaaagtttagaattccttgatgctcaacaccgtgaaactcccctttctcctttacaaagggctttaacgccccttatctcacccaggctctcgattgcccaaagttggagaattgtccctgttcccactgcagagcaccccccacgacacacacacagagtcctcctggtggtgggaggggaacagaggaaaggacagaagacgtaagagatgaagagaaaggagggagggatggaggaaaaggtaaaacaaaaaggacaaaccctaatgtccccagtgattctaagggacaaaatcccaggtggggaataaaattcgaccaccttaagctagtgttttccatgcctagaattcagctggcgccagatgcatcagactgaacaggttccaaacctcttggaggctcttaccttctaaacagggacgtctgttttctagtaaaatcaggaaaaagaaaagagaaaactcaaaagaggttcctcctggcgctcacgtacgtgacccctaatactctctcagtcctcaaagagagaccttgagaaggagacttgctgaagcaaagctacaggggactctgaggtttccctggccctgcgcccctgtcctgcctggctgatgtcagcatctctctgtgaggtcaccacctccccagcacctttgaccaataggctgaggtcctgcaaaaggcctttgtgatgtcactgccacacccactcctcccctgcagtgctaatgtcctgccacagggtagacactttggaggtttgagctacacaaagaggagacacttagatctcaaaaattagatgagatgtttcagtctgagctaagtagttgctgctcttaacaattgcaacataataaaatacaaataaaagactatttcagccattctattatgtcataatctgatctgagtaaacgtgataggacacctcatcttatgcactgctcctagtgacactctccaatagatccccatcctccacctgtcgggaggtaggtaggagcggattgttatccctacttgaaagagggagaagctaaggctgagaaaggagaattgacttgtcttaggtcacacagccagtccatggcagagttgggaataggacccaagagccctgattttcaaactaaccatcggatcttgaatttcagacattgaatgacctgaataaagtgttctcaagtgagttccagaccagcaagagttcatagtaattattcagcaagtattttaggagaactggaatggtagagaaaataatgaactgcagagaagcagcaaaatttgttgaacatatgactggttatgactatttacttggtcttaaaagaaaacaacagggacctgagtctcctccctgtcaataaccccctgctcagccaatcagggtagagaccgaggggcggggggatgagggttctcaccagagagcacaaaggatggcccaggtcaccgctagggatcactgtctgagcactatttcaacGCCACATTttttggtggacctcccacaatgggagttgtagagcaccccccacgacacacacacacccctcctggtggtgggaggggaacggggaaaggacaaaagaagtaagagatgaagagaaaggagggagggatagaggaaaaggtaaaagaaaaaggacaaaccttaatgtccccagagattctaagggacaaaatcccaggcggggaataaaatttggccaccttaagctagtgttttccatgcctaaaattcagctggcgccagatgcatcagactgaacaggttccaaacctctcggaggctcttaccttctaaacagggacgtcagttttctagtgaaatcaggaaaaataaaggagaaaactcaaaagaggttcctcctggtgctcacatacatgaacccaaatactctctcagacctcaaagagagatctcgagaaggggacttgctgaagcaaagccacaggggtctctgaggtttccctggccctgcgcccctgtcctgcctggctgatgtcagcatccctctgtgaggtcaccacctcccctgcacctttggccaataggctgaggtcctgcaaaaggcctttgtgatgtcactgccacacccacccctcccctgcagtgctaatgtcctgccacagggctgacactttggaggtttgagctactccctgtggatcaccccactcaatgaatgttcattctaggaagcaagctggctagacagtaaaacatcacaagctgctcccaatgctacactcggtttctcagaaatgagtagactttatgggcagcagagaccgttagagcatctaatctgaccccctgcatatcacaggcctcctgtctaccacaatagctacttttggggcaaacacattccggaaaggcatctagtctttattaatgacatcaagagatggagaatccaccactttccttggtagcttcttcctgtggtcaatcatcctcgctgttgaatatttgtgccttatttgtcataggaatttgtctcttttcaccttccagtcattgggtcttgttctgcctttctctgctagactagagagccctttaatacccagtattttctctccattaaggcacttcaacacttcaatgaagtccccttcaatcttcttttgataagctaaacaggttgagctctttcaatagctcactagaaggcatttttctccagccctcagaacatttggtggctctttgctgccccagctccaatttctaggaccatctttttcaaaggaggacaccaacactggaggcagtattccaatagcagtctcactgctgctgtgtcacctccctatcctactcacggctctgctcctacgtctaatgatggctttagccctgttcaccacagcatcacactgggagctcatgttgagtggcttctccactctggcccctaaatccttttcagagtcactgctttcctggatccacgtccccattctggaggtgtggccggcgtgccttgttgccacatataggaccttgcattgggctctgctcaaacttgttttctttgaatgggtccagctggccgaatgagccagatcgctctgtatcactgccctctccccatcaggaattaccactctgcctgtattttgtcacccctcaatcttatccgcagtgattgtatgttttctcccaattcattgataacaattattttaaaaaattagtccttgagagcttcttcagacccttagtacccaggacctgctccccacatcacagtgagaaatgctgtccagccctgctggtacagaggggataagcacagaacaaacgtacctttaggagctgtgttgtccataggctctgaacaacatgtgggggtcagcagattacaaacgcacgacagacctgtagtgtagacaggtcccaactgtgtctcggtttcccaccctgtaaaatggggagaacaaacaaaaccttgattagctccatttgatagctggggaaaccgaggcacccagcggtgcagagactcgctcatggtcccaaagccaggaatagaaaacagcagatctgatagccagggctgggacctaaccctggttttcctggccttgctgctctaagtttagtcacagccgccatgtcttttcccccgtgtcccttaaccccacgtcgctgcagaagagagattttctggtagccagctggctctcctgcatgtggatgtcattccaaaagacatgctctgactcagtcccatgctatggttggctgaaggaaccacttggtcacattctaaccctgagttatacaggaggggcgactagatgcacataatggtcctttctgacctgaacctctatcaatcgctacattttctgctgctaggaagagaactttggacctattttctctcattcactttcagtcggaataatttcaatccaggccaaaggatttcctcttccattgtgtcttcagcacctctgcgagcaaccagttactgttacccacaggttaccagtttcaacctgtcccagggtgagatggccaggaaaggggttggagctcaactgcacctggcccaggtgatgcaggtccctagggtgaagggaataagtgtgggggtcacatgacaagacgcagcctgtgactaggacccaggcctgctgagagatagaagggcagcctgtgctcagccaggagagagaccccaagggaagcaggtaTGAGAGGGGCTTGGagcgtcctttaaaggtcagggacaagctgggaaggggccaggctgagcactaaggacaaggccctaggagggaaagacagggaagtttaggagatggggcagatagtccagttggtttcggctcccaggaccagacacccagaggtgaaggtgattgtcggggcttctgtccttcttccccagtgtagatttgatagtggagaagactgatgccgtaagggggaagtgagttaccccaaggtcacccagtgagtttatatcaccaatgcatactcggaaggatccaatagaaatatgcattttccagtctcttctttctaggagtccccagggctaaggtaaaacccctgcggcccctccccattctgctcacctccaagatgtgctggagtttgtctgtgctggggggtgctgtcagcaggatcgagagctcgtcatccatgttctctgggcaggccttgctcagagcctgccagcggagggagaccaggggtcaggagcctgcattagcaccggtgtgccattgaccaagagctggctgaggtaagcgccgcctggccggagctcgcacccagaaaccctaccccaggtcggaaccccctcccacacccaaattccctcccagacctcacacccggcaccccaaccccctgccccaggtcggaaccccctcttGTACccaatccctcccagaccccaccccaatcccctaccccagccctgagccccctcccgcacccaaactccctcccagtctctgcaccccaaccctctgccccagcccggatccccctctggcaccccaaccccctaatctccagcccaatcccagagcccgcatccccaccggagccctcacccctccctgcactccaacccccagctccagcccagtgaaagtgagggtgtgagagcgagcgactgagagaggtgggctgggctggagtgagtgggggtggggccttggggaagggcatgaaaggggttggatcaagggtgtttggttttgtgcaagtagaaagttggcaaccctacttaaggacctttgaaaagcagcctccttagcaccgctcctgataccaggggccaaggcgcccccggacatgagaaccacaataggccagagcaaaacgctgcgttagaaatcggagctcaggctgccaagcaaacgatagctgacagacaggagatgcaggaattaaggttgtgccttcagccagcaactggtgttcatccgtttgcaccacacacacacacctgtaggcagggccactatttccttgtctgtctgcctgtttagcgtctctcggtccttactgtgcccatcaccatggtgtctgagtggcaaaccaagggtttgacgtgtgcatatgaaactgcctgactggaaggacgtagtttggtgtggatcagtgactgctggggcgattggtggcagaaggctctgagggcctggctcattccaatggcttctacagctgagagcagcccagtctcctgcctgggtccgacgcaaaccaggaagtacaggaccacggttaataagaacagctcaaaagatcattttcgctgacccagccctgcacagatttccagcttaggtttgcattttcagcaaaagttcttcttgattattttctcctaacccccttctgcctccataatagccagccaccccgtcagtcgcatcctggggcgctccagggacagcgtgtgtgcatgtatgtgtacatgtatgTGTACATCTgtacatatgtgtatgtgtacatgtgtgtatgtatgcgtGTACGTGTAtttgcacatgagtgtgtgcacatgtgagtgtgcgtgtgtatgtgtgtacatgtaccccagtcagatgtatacatctggatttcctttgaaagaattttcaaattgagctgatcaagtgcaatggcaaagcacccaattcctctgccccccaactgccttcgctgctttaacgtacaacctgctctgctggcacctctgactcctgaaagccctaacgctccaggggagcaggccgtgccctgccctgccctggctgccccaggtgttacctcggagggaatcgttccagattccaatgggtggcaggtccagggaagagccttatctggcgggaggctgtaccagacccgcccgacccaggcaggctcccaggtactctctgctcggggctgataaggctccttagcagtttctctctaaacaaattccagttcaagacacctgagagctccacagcagggcagcatccccagagcgcagcagggcaggggttagggggagcagtcggtagcagcacctgcccctcgtacggcaggagcgagaagtgccagcctctctgcacagagcagcagcgttcagcatgggccagacgtgctgcggtgatgggtaagagcgggctcggagagccagagggtctgtggggcagcgctgggcccttctgctccgcactagggccgggtgggcgtgttcagctgggattggaacccaccagcacttgtgggtgtgaatgtggggctggaactcaATGTGGGGcgctactggggggaagggcagagagacacctgggctgagaccccagctccagggagacagtcactccTGCCCAtccgggttaaattgcccagctgtgtgacagcccccccatccccgaggggtcccccccccccggtatgtcacagcagggtaatgtgcatactgaacggcaggggttgccagagactggctgggagaggcctttggggatggaggaagcagcactaaggtacatgccaaccttcctacagaggaggggccgtgccccacaggtgtggggcagggagctgggacactgcgtggtgggtcattgtctggcccaggcccttcctagcaggAGGCCAAGGCATtttcttcaggtcaccttccgctgcagcttggccatggGCCCCCATACcctctagcccagccagggatcccaagtggggattgtcacggctggctcctccctgccgccagcagctcttcactgccagggaattcctgaaatcctgtgtgcccctcccccacccacctcctggggctgtgagtgcccccccccccccccggacagcccctcccccgagctctgagtgcccctggccagtccctcccctcagccccgcccccactcctggggctctgagtgccctcagccagtccccctcccacactccggggctgagtgaccttggccaacccccgtcccttcaggaggaactcccagtacccacccagcccccacacctcagcgttcccctccctgcggctctgtggccatacccccaccagggccggctttaggccaattcaaccaattcccctgaatcgggccccaggcccaagccccggtacggtgtaccggcaagagccagtgcgctgtaccagggtggtccggcttccccagggggcaatttaaaggacctagggctcccagcaggggccggagccccaggccctttaaattgccaccagacccccacttctggagccctggggtagcgctgcggggctctgggggctatttaaaaagtccgggactcccgctgcctctactgccccggccctttaaatagccactggagccccgctgcttccccagggctcccgcggctatttaaagggccggggcggtagaagcaggggagccctgggccctttaaatagcccccagagccctgggatagcggggggctcgggggctatttaaagggccggggctccagctgcctctgctgcaccccgtccccgcaccagcccgcaccccctgccctgcccgcagccagccccgtctccagccagccctgcaccccctgtccgcagccagcccctgctgcacccctgccctacctccagccccgcccccctgccctgcccacagccagcctctgccgcaccccctgccctgtctccaggcaacccctgccgcacccccctgcggccctgcccaaagccagccagccccacacacccctgtctccagccagccccgcaccccttgccctgcctgcagccagaccctacctccagtgagcccctgcccagcctccatccagccccatgtccactggtgccctgcagttcccagggcagtaaccctgcacacctgcttcaatgaggggggcaaggagcagctgggacccacacatgtgcacaccactagggtgaccagacagcaagtgtgaaaaatcgggacagggggtgggggataataggatcctataagaaaaagacccaaaaatcgggactgtccctataaaatcaggacatctggtcaccctagcacacccccagggagtggcggcgacccacacacgtgaaacggagctcattaataaccgatcaacagcatatatgatgcaatgtacataatatattattttattttttatatagttatggaaagtaaataatacatggaagaaattaaaggcttttttttccattattttttttgttagtcatccctgccggggccccgccaaaaatgttcgaattgggccccgcccttcctaaagccggcgcTGATGACTGACATGGATTATGACTAGCTTTCGTTATTTCAGTTCTAAAACCTATAGCCTGATCCATGCCGTCCACTTGAGGAAAGCCCTGACAGTCAGGCCTTATGGATACTTGGAAGTGAAATCAATTTTTCTGAGTACATTCTGCTCCCAGATCCACATGACAACTCAAATCCAAACCTCTGCTGTCCCTCCAGGCACGTGTCTGCCACAGATGTCAGAGGAGCTCTGTGACTGCGGAGAGAGAAGATGCTCTTGTGCCAGTCTGACAGCACAAAT includes these proteins:
- the LOC128844504 gene encoding maestro heat-like repeat-containing protein family member 1; translation: MTPAVEPELETHLLRAALHTVFTLGMEKDTTQVQDLPRVLPDLLDAMLGNLLAASPDTDRLQYILEHINYWIVSRVPRERARAVKSSTALLRFTITLPEFDNSAEFPRMGHHMAQLALSVSDPAKDISQQAREGVYRLYQLLLHQRGKEPSWEMAPARRVKLGPQPISLRLTPAGG